CTGTTTGTGGGAGATCAAATCGGCGAAGTGAAGGTCATCGCCATTGAACCGCGCAGCGTCAAGGTGGAGCTGCGCGGCGTGGTCAAAGTCTTATGGCTCTAAGGCAGTGGCTCTTGGGTTGGCGGCGCTCGCCCGTCGCGGCGCGAGTCGTGCCCTTTGTCATCTTCCTCCTCCTCACCGGCCTGGCCGGACAATGGGAAGGCCTGCCCCGCTATTTCCTTTACCTCCTCAAAACCCTGGCTGGCGCCTGGCTCCTGTGGCTCGCGCGCCACGCCCTCGCCGAATTGGAATGGCGCTTCAACGCCCCCGCCGTCGCCGCCGGCCTGCTCATCTTCCTCCTCTGGGTGGGCCTCGACCCCTTTTATCCCAAATGGGGCCGCCCGCCCCTCCCCTGGAATCCCCACGAAATCTTCGGCCACGGCACCCTGCTGGCCTGGTTTTTCATCGCCGTGCGCCTCGCCGGCTCCACCCTCCTCGTGCCCATGCTCGAAGAAGTGTTTTACCGCAGCTTCGTCTATCGCTACCTCGCCCACAAAGACTTCCTCTCCGTCCCCCTCAACCGCTTTCTGCCCCTCCCCTTTTTCGCCACCTCCGCCCTGTTTGCCGTCGAACACTACGAATGGCTGGCCGGGCTGCTCACCGGCTTCCTCCTCCAGGGCCTCGTGCTGTGGCGCAACCGCCTCGGCGACGCCGTCACCGCCCATGCCGTGGCCAACCTCGCCCTCGGCCTCTACGTCATCCTCCGCGGCCAGTGGCAGTTCTGGTAAGCCGCATGGAAACCCGCCTGCCCCCCTGCGTCCTCTTTGAGGACGAGCATCTCCTGGTGGTCAACAAACCGCCCGGCCTCAACACCCACGCCCCCGCCCCCTACGCCGGCGAGGGCCTCTACGACTGGCTGCGCCATCGCGAACCCCGCTGGAGCCGGCTCGCCATCGTCCACCGCCTCGACAAGGAAACCTCCGGCCTGATGATCTTCGCCAAAACCGCCCTCGCCTGCCAGTCCCTCACCGCCCAGTTCACCCGCCGCCAAGTCCACAAACGTTACGTCTTTCGCACCCGCGGCACCCCCCCGCGCCCCACCTGGTCCGTCACTTCGGAAATCATCCGCGCCGGCGAACACTACCTCAGCCGCCCCGCCCGCGACCCCGCCACCGCCGCCGTCACCCGCTTCACCGTCTTGTCCCGGGGCGCCACCTCCGAAATCGAGGCCCGCCCCCTCACCGGCCGCACCCACCAAATCCGCGTCCACGCCGCCGCCAGCGGCTGCCCCATCGTGGGCGATGTCCTCTACGGCGGCCCCCCGGCGCATCGCGTCGAATTGCACGCCGCCGAAATGGCCCTCCACCACCCCGCCACCGGCCTGCCCCTCCGCTGGCAGGCACCCCCTGATTTCGCCGCAGACCCCGCCCGCGCCCGCCGCCAGGCCTTCATTCATCCCGAGGAAACCACCGCCTTCCGCCGCTGGCACGGCGCCGCCGACGGCCATCCCGGCCTCTACCTCGAGGCCTGGGGGGACTTCGACCTCCTCCACGCCGCCGCCCCTCCCTCGCACCTCCGCGCCCCGCCCGGCGGCGGCCTCTACTTCCAGCCCCGCCTGCCCGTCGTGCGCGGCAAACCACCCCAGGAAGTCGCCCCGCGCCTCCTCGACGGCCGCGCCGCCCCCCCCGCATTCACCGTCCGCGAAAACGGCGTCGCCTACGAAATCCGCTTCACCGAGGGCTGCTCCGTCGGCCTCTTCCTCGACCAGCGCGACAACCGCCGCCGCCTCCTCACCGCCCACGTGGCCCGCGACTTCCCCCTCTACCTCCCCCCCCCGCCGCACGAGGTGCTCAACGTCTTTGCCTACACCTGCGCCTTCAGCGTCTGCGCCGCCCTCGGCGGCGCCCGCGCCACCAGCCTCGACCTCTCCCGCAAATACCTCGACTGGGGCCGCCGCAACTTTGCCCTCAATCACCTCGACCCCGCCGCCCATGATTTCATCTACGGCGACGCCTTCGCCTGGCTCAAACGCCTCGCCCGCAAAGCCCGCCAATTCGCCGTCGTCATCCTCGACCCCCCCACCTTCTCCCAATCCAGGGAACACGGCGTGTTTCGCGCCGAAAAAGATTTCCCCAACCTCGTCCGGCTCGCCCTGCCCCTCCTGCGCCCCGACGGCGTCCTCCTCGCCAGCACCAACGCCGCCGCCCTCCCGCCCGCCCGTTTCGTGGAAATGATCCACGCCGCCGCTCAGGCCGCCGGCCGCCGCATCCGCCAGCAACATTACGTCCCCCAGCCCCCGGATTTCCCCATCACCCGCGAAGAACCCGCGCATTTGAAAACCCTCTGGCTGCGTCTCTCTTAACCCCCCCCGCCTATGTCCGCCCCAACCACACCCGGCCGCCTCCCCGAAACCTCCCGCCGCCTCCAGCCGCCGCCCCCGCGCTGGCGCCACGACCTCGCCGGCGTCCTCATCCCCGAAGACCGCCTCGCCCGCCGCGTCCGCCAGCTTGCCGCCGCCATCCAGCGCGATTACCGCCACCGCGAGCCCGTCCTCGTCGCCCTCCTCAGCGGCACGGTGGTCTTCCTCGCCGACCTCGTCCGCCACCTCGAACTGCCCCTCCGCCTGGATTTCCTCTCCGTCTCCAGCTACGGCGCCTCCACCACCAGCGGCGAACTCACCTTCACCAAGGACCTCCGCCTCGACATCCAGGGCAGGGACGTCCTCGTCGTCGAAGACATCCTCGACACCGGCCGCACCCTCACCGCCGTCCTCGCCAAACTCCGCGCCCACCGCCCCCGCCGGCTCCGCGTCTGCGTCCTCCTCGACAAACCCGCCCGCCGCCAGGTGCCCGTCACCGCCCACTACACCGGCTTTCGCATCCCCGATTTCTTCGTCGTCGGTTACGGCCTCGACTTCGCCGAGCGCTACCGCAACCTCCCCTTCATCGGCGTCCTCAAACCCGAAAAGTACGCCACCCCCGCCCCGCCCGCCTGACCCCCGCCGCTTTTCCGTGGCCCCCGGCCGGCCTTTGCGCTAAAAACCTGCTCATGCTGCGCATCGCCATTGTTGGAACCGGCGCCATCGCCGACAGTCACCTCCAGGCCTACCTCAAATGGCCCAACGCCTGCCGCATCGTCGCCCTCGCCGACCTGTACCCCGAGAAAGCCCGCGAAAAAGCCGCCAAATACGCCCTCCCGGACGCCCGCCTCTTTGGCGGCTACGCCGAGCTGCTCCAGTGGGGCGCCTTCGACGCCGCCTCCGTCTGCCTGCCCCCCTTTGAACACGCCGCCGCCTCCGTCGCCCTCCTCCAGGCCGGCAAACATCTCCTCGTGGAAAAACCCATGGCCCCCACCCTCGAAGAATGTGACCAAATGCTCGCCGCCGCACGCCAGACCGGCGCCCTCCTCAGTGTCGTGGCCCAAAACCGCTTCCGCACCCCCATGATGCGCGTCAAACGCCTCCTCGACTCCGGCCGCTTCGGCCGCCTCCTCCATGCCCAGGTGGACAGCTTCTGGTGGCGCGGCAGCCGCTACTATGACCTCTGGTGGCGCGGCACCTGGGCCAAAGAAGGCGGCGGCTGCACCCTCAATCACGCCATCCACCACGCCGACCTCTTCCTCTGGATGGCCGGCCTCCCCCGCGAGCTCCTCGCCCTCACCGCCAATCTCCACCACGACAACTCCGAAGTCGAAGATTTCTCCGCCGCTCTGATGCGCCTCGAGCACGGCGCCCTCGGCCAGTTCACCGCCTCCCTCGTCCACCACGGCGAAGAACAA
The window above is part of the Verrucomicrobiia bacterium genome. Proteins encoded here:
- a CDS encoding CAAX prenyl protease-related protein, with the translated sequence MALRQWLLGWRRSPVAARVVPFVIFLLLTGLAGQWEGLPRYFLYLLKTLAGAWLLWLARHALAELEWRFNAPAVAAGLLIFLLWVGLDPFYPKWGRPPLPWNPHEIFGHGTLLAWFFIAVRLAGSTLLVPMLEEVFYRSFVYRYLAHKDFLSVPLNRFLPLPFFATSALFAVEHYEWLAGLLTGFLLQGLVLWRNRLGDAVTAHAVANLALGLYVILRGQWQFW
- the hpt gene encoding hypoxanthine phosphoribosyltransferase; the protein is MSAPTTPGRLPETSRRLQPPPPRWRHDLAGVLIPEDRLARRVRQLAAAIQRDYRHREPVLVALLSGTVVFLADLVRHLELPLRLDFLSVSSYGASTTSGELTFTKDLRLDIQGRDVLVVEDILDTGRTLTAVLAKLRAHRPRRLRVCVLLDKPARRQVPVTAHYTGFRIPDFFVVGYGLDFAERYRNLPFIGVLKPEKYATPAPPA
- a CDS encoding pseudouridine synthase, whose product is MAVLVSRMETRLPPCVLFEDEHLLVVNKPPGLNTHAPAPYAGEGLYDWLRHREPRWSRLAIVHRLDKETSGLMIFAKTALACQSLTAQFTRRQVHKRYVFRTRGTPPRPTWSVTSEIIRAGEHYLSRPARDPATAAVTRFTVLSRGATSEIEARPLTGRTHQIRVHAAASGCPIVGDVLYGGPPAHRVELHAAEMALHHPATGLPLRWQAPPDFAADPARARRQAFIHPEETTAFRRWHGAADGHPGLYLEAWGDFDLLHAAAPPSHLRAPPGGGLYFQPRLPVVRGKPPQEVAPRLLDGRAAPPAFTVRENGVAYEIRFTEGCSVGLFLDQRDNRRRLLTAHVARDFPLYLPPPPHEVLNVFAYTCAFSVCAALGGARATSLDLSRKYLDWGRRNFALNHLDPAAHDFIYGDAFAWLKRLARKARQFAVVILDPPTFSQSREHGVFRAEKDFPNLVRLALPLLRPDGVLLASTNAAALPPARFVEMIHAAAQAAGRRIRQQHYVPQPPDFPITREEPAHLKTLWLRLS
- a CDS encoding Gfo/Idh/MocA family oxidoreductase — its product is MLRIAIVGTGAIADSHLQAYLKWPNACRIVALADLYPEKAREKAAKYALPDARLFGGYAELLQWGAFDAASVCLPPFEHAAASVALLQAGKHLLVEKPMAPTLEECDQMLAAARQTGALLSVVAQNRFRTPMMRVKRLLDSGRFGRLLHAQVDSFWWRGSRYYDLWWRGTWAKEGGGCTLNHAIHHADLFLWMAGLPRELLALTANLHHDNSEVEDFSAALMRLEHGALGQFTASLVHHGEEQQLVFQCERAKLSIPWAPKAYVQKENGFPEEAPDVLAELQRAYEELPELPLTGHDAQVANFLHAILGRESLVVDGLQGRRTVELVTAIYESAHTGRWVRLPLPPDALFYTRAGVLQNARHFHEKTRSIANFATSDISFGRQL